From Halorussus lipolyticus:
ACCTGCCCGACGAGGAAGTTGAGCGCGCCGCCTTCGCCGGTGTGGTAGTCTTCCACGGCGTCGGGGTTCTCCTCGATGGCCTCGGTGACGGCACCCTCGACTTCGCCCTCGTCGGCCTTGCCCAGCCCCTCGCGGTCGATGACCGTCTCGGGGTCGTCGCCCTCGTCCAGCATCTCGCGGAGGACGACCTCCTCGGCGTTCTTCGTGGTAATCTCGTCTTCGGCGACGAGTTCGACGAGGTGCTTGAACTCGCCGAGGCGACCCTCAACGTCGGTAATCTCCATGTCGCGGTAGTTGAGTTCGCCCAGCAGGTTGTCGGCGACCCACGTCGCGGCGAGGTCGGGGGCGTACTCGCTGGCCACGTCCTCGTAGAAGTCCGCGACCTGCTTGGTGGAGGTGAGTTTGCTGGCGGCCTCCTCGCTCAGGTCGTACTCGTCGCGGAACCGCTCGCGCCGGGCGTCCGGTAGCTCGGGGATGTCGAGTTTCTGCTTCCAGTCGCTGACTTGGAGCGGCGGCAGGTCGGCCTCCCGGAAGTAGCGGTAGTCTTTCTCCTCTTCCTTCGACCGCATCGAGACGGTGATGCCACGGGACTCGTCCCAGTGGCGGGTCTCCTGTTCGACTTCTCGGCCGCGCTTGACCGCGTTCTTCTGGCGTTGGGCCTCGTAGGACAGGGCTTTCTCCGCACCCTTGTGGCTAGAGATGTTCTTGACCTCGGTCCGGTTGGCCGATTCGAGGGCCTCGTCGCTAATCTCGCCGTCGTCGCCGATTTCGTCGGCGTCCACGACGCTGAGGTTGGCGTCGATGCGGAGGCTCCCGTCGCGCTGGCTATCGAACACGCCGAGGTATTCCAGCACTTCTTCGAGTTTGGCGAGGAAGGCCCGGACCTCCTCGGAGCCACGGAAGTCGGGTTCGGTCACGATTTCCATCAGCGGGACGCCCGCTCGGTTGTAGTTGACCAGCGTGTACTCGGCGGTGTCGATGCTCCCGCCGGCGTGCTGGAGGCTTCCGGGGTCCTCTTCGAGGTGGGCGCGCTGGATGCCGACGGTCCGGCGCTCGCCCTCGACTTCGACCGCCAGTTCGCCGTCCTGACAGACAGGAGCGTCGTACTGGGTAATCTGGAACCCCTTGGGCAGGTCGGGGTAGAAGTAGTTCTTCCGGTGGAAGGTCGTCTCCTCGGGGATGTCGGCGTCGATGGCCTTGCCGACCTTGACCGCGGATTCGACCGCGCCCTCGTTCAGCACCGGGAGCGCGCCGGGCAGGCCGAGACACACCGGGCAGGTGTGGGTGTTTGGCTCGGCGTCGGCCACGTCGGTCGAACACCCGCAGAAGATTTTCGTGTCCGTCTCGAGTTGCACGTGGACCTCCAGACCGATGACGACGGCGAGGTCCGATTGCTGGACAGCCTGTGCAGTCATTACGCCCCAGTTTGCGGCCGGGCCGCTAAAGACTAACGAACGACGGTTCAGCAGGGTTCATTACCTCCGAGCGTTCAGGTGGTGAAAACGTGAAGGTCCGGACGAAGTTCGCGGTGCTGATGGTGGTCGTCACGCTGGTCCTCAGCGGCGTGGTCTACGGCCAACTCGAACTGGCAAAAGACCGGTCCATCTCGGGGATGCAGGAGAACGTGGACCAGACGGCGGCCCAGACTGCCGAGCAAATCGACGCCCAGATTCGCCAAGAGAAGAACTACGTCGGGTTCTACGCCTCGCGCCCGGCGGCGAGCGACTTCAACCGGTCCGGCGAGTTCTTGGACAGGCTTCTGACGAACCCGCACCTGTTCGCCGCGCAGGTGGTCGCGGCCAACGGCACCGTGGTCGATTTCCGGGGCGACATCTCGCCCGAGGTCCGCGACGAGACCATCGGCAAGGACCTCAGCACCCGGACCTACGTGAGCAAGACCGCCGAAACCGGCGAAATCCACGTCACCGACCCCGAGCGCGTTGCGGGGACCGACCAGCACATCGTCGTCGTCAGCGCGCCGATTTTCGAGGACGGCGAGATAACCGGCGTCCTCGCGGCGGCGCTCCCGGTCAACGAGTTCACCTTCCTCACCATGGTCAAGCCGCTGGAGACCGGGGTTCGGACCGTCTCGGTCCGGGCCGACGGCAAGGTTCTCCACGAGTCGCAGGCCGCCTTCGACGAGAGCGTTTCGAGCAGTGCGACTGTCTCCTCGACCGGGTGGACGGTCAGGGTGAGTCGGGACCGCTCGACCCTGAACGCCCGATTGCGAGAGGTCGCCGTCATGCAGGCGGCGAGTCTGGCGCTGGTGTTGTCGCTGGTCATCGCGCTGGCGGTCTGGGAGTACAACGCCAACATCCGGCAGGCAGAGAAACTGCTCGACGGGTTCAGCGCGCTCCGGGACGGCGACTACGACGAGTCGCCCGAACTCGCCTCGGGCGAGGAGTGGCACCAGATTCGGGAGGGGTTCGAGGACCTCGCCGACGCGCTGGCCGAGCGCGAGACGGAACTCCGGGAGCGCGAACAGCGTCTACAGGTGTTCAACCGCGTCCTGCGCCACAACGTGCGAAACGGCATGACCGTCGTGGTCAACTACGCCGAGTTCGTCGCCGACGAGGCCGACGACCAACAGGTCCGGCAGGCCGCCGAGAAAATCGCCACCCGAGGCTGGGACCTCGTGGACTTAAGCGAGAAGGCCCGCAGGGTCGGGTCGGCGATGGAGGGCGAGGAGTCCGGGCCGGTCGAGACCGACGTCTCCTCGGTCGCCGAAGATGCCGCTGAGGCGGTCCGCGACGACTACCCCGACGCCGACATCTCGGTCGAGGCCGACGACCAACCCTCTGCGCTGGCGGTTCCCGCCCTCGACGCCGCGGTCGAGAACCTCTGTGAGAACGCGGTCGAACACAATGACGACCCCTCGGTGTCGGTCTCTGTCGAGGAGGTCGCGGACGCAACCGGCGCTGACGCCGATGCTGACGACCCGCAGTGGGTCCGCGTCTCGGTCACAGACGACGGGTCGGGCATCCCGGAACACGAGCGGGCCGTCTTGACCGAGGGCGAGGAGACCGACCTCGAACACGGGAGCGGTCTGGGCCTGTGGCTAGTCCACTGGGTCGTGGAACGCTCCGGCGGTCGGCTTACCTTCGCCGAGAACGACCCGCAGGGGTCGGTCGTCAATATCGACTTACAGCCGGCAGAAAACTGACCGGGCTACTGGGTTCGCCAGATTGCCAGCAGGGTCGTCAGGAGCGCGAGGAGTCCCGCCGCGGCCCCGAGACCGGGAACGCTCGCGTTGGTGTTCCGACTGGTCGTGCTGTCGCCGACAGTCTCGGCGTCCTCGGTCAGTACTGGACTCGTGGCGTTGTTCCCCCGCACCGCTGACCCGTCCACCGCGATTTCCCCGACACGGAAGTCGTTGACGTAGACTTCGTAGGTGCCCGGTCGGGCCACCGTGCGCTCGAAGGTCGTCTGGCGCATCCCGCCCTCTGCGATGGTGAGTTGGCGGTCGGCGACCGTCTCACCGCCGAGAACGAGGTCCGCCGTGAAGGTCCCGTCGGCGTCGCCCTCGTTGGTGATGCGGACCTGCACTTCGAGCGCGTCGCCGACCGACAGCGTGGTGAGTTCGACCGTAGCGTCGGCAATCTCGAATTTGGGTCGCTGTTTTCCGGCCGCGAACTCCGAGAGGCCGGGCGAGTGAACTCGATAGACGTAGTGGTCCTCGGTGGTCTTCACCAGCGTCGTCGGGAGCGCGTTCCACGACTCGCCGTGGTAGCGGTACATGGCGATTTCGTCGCGCTCGGAGT
This genomic window contains:
- the gatB gene encoding Asp-tRNA(Asn)/Glu-tRNA(Gln) amidotransferase subunit GatB, encoding MTAQAVQQSDLAVVIGLEVHVQLETDTKIFCGCSTDVADAEPNTHTCPVCLGLPGALPVLNEGAVESAVKVGKAIDADIPEETTFHRKNYFYPDLPKGFQITQYDAPVCQDGELAVEVEGERRTVGIQRAHLEEDPGSLQHAGGSIDTAEYTLVNYNRAGVPLMEIVTEPDFRGSEEVRAFLAKLEEVLEYLGVFDSQRDGSLRIDANLSVVDADEIGDDGEISDEALESANRTEVKNISSHKGAEKALSYEAQRQKNAVKRGREVEQETRHWDESRGITVSMRSKEEEKDYRYFREADLPPLQVSDWKQKLDIPELPDARRERFRDEYDLSEEAASKLTSTKQVADFYEDVASEYAPDLAATWVADNLLGELNYRDMEITDVEGRLGEFKHLVELVAEDEITTKNAEEVVLREMLDEGDDPETVIDREGLGKADEGEVEGAVTEAIEENPDAVEDYHTGEGGALNFLVGQVMQKTGGSADPGSVNQMLRERLDE
- a CDS encoding sensor histidine kinase; translated protein: MKVRTKFAVLMVVVTLVLSGVVYGQLELAKDRSISGMQENVDQTAAQTAEQIDAQIRQEKNYVGFYASRPAASDFNRSGEFLDRLLTNPHLFAAQVVAANGTVVDFRGDISPEVRDETIGKDLSTRTYVSKTAETGEIHVTDPERVAGTDQHIVVVSAPIFEDGEITGVLAAALPVNEFTFLTMVKPLETGVRTVSVRADGKVLHESQAAFDESVSSSATVSSTGWTVRVSRDRSTLNARLREVAVMQAASLALVLSLVIALAVWEYNANIRQAEKLLDGFSALRDGDYDESPELASGEEWHQIREGFEDLADALAERETELREREQRLQVFNRVLRHNVRNGMTVVVNYAEFVADEADDQQVRQAAEKIATRGWDLVDLSEKARRVGSAMEGEESGPVETDVSSVAEDAAEAVRDDYPDADISVEADDQPSALAVPALDAAVENLCENAVEHNDDPSVSVSVEEVADATGADADADDPQWVRVSVTDDGSGIPEHERAVLTEGEETDLEHGSGLGLWLVHWVVERSGGRLTFAENDPQGSVVNIDLQPAEN
- a CDS encoding PGF-pre-PGF domain-containing protein codes for the protein MPRNETGGPRNGTGFSGNATGPPGNATDPGNRNDRAGRGPNVSAPSVNVTVPNATANDSVSVNVSETAADESDVAFSSVNVTPTKNGSFSLDVTASEAPIADKTPTRDLSNGTEPLAYLSVGHSIADRNISNVTFRFRVDRDRVNDSERDEIAMYRYHGESWNALPTTLVKTTEDHYVYRVHSPGLSEFAAGKQRPKFEIADATVELTTLSVGDALEVQVRITNEGDADGTFTADLVLGGETVADRQLTIAEGGMRQTTFERTVARPGTYEVYVNDFRVGEIAVDGSAVRGNNATSPVLTEDAETVGDSTTSRNTNASVPGLGAAAGLLALLTTLLAIWRTQ